From Tubulanus polymorphus chromosome 9, tnTubPoly1.2, whole genome shotgun sequence, a single genomic window includes:
- the LOC141911148 gene encoding apolipoprotein(a)-like isoform X2, whose protein sequence is MAKPFYLTMFALVTAYVVSAAGQPANEPVREPTVNPVREPAVDLVGEPGPVSTSPPQSVPALAPSVWSETTKAPQRPNENQGTTSPKFQTDFRSLKMIEADKTEKDCDCADELVKQPDDCIDMVNDPKGKKYKGGATTSENGHTCQRWDSQEPNQHNTPEDRFPDENKTAAENFCRNPNGDEFPWCFVTDADVGKDYCDIPECPDECLSDPTGKYYAGRTSETESGRKCQPWALLRPHSHILGQYYSYFPEKDIIKAKDFCRNPDRSPKPWCFTMDPDKRWEYCNIKQCPTGTTRIIGAATTVLREPTDAPMETTVTSKPPGCITPEGAYDGSVSTTVSGFTCQRWDSQQPHKHIYANHPNFFPGKTISENENYCRNPFPKYSETAWCHTTDRWLLWEFCNVTECEPPKKPKPGPECKKTADGLDYKGVQSKTKSGKSCQLWLANYPHAKNLHKMYNNFPEKSLKLAENYCRNPDKSSTGPWCYTMDSTTEKETCGIPDCPECKETKKGLKYMGETEYSFSGMRCKKWSTRNFDGDNFPEGDVADAKNYCRNPDGKDEGPWCFIGQTDDDWEYCFVPYCNPPMPPVPGRECYEDNGKSYTGSSMETRTGKWCQSWMEQVPHRHGYSNANDFPDESLYDASNYCRNPDNSEDGPWCFTTESDVRKEFCDVPECKDCKDNLKGHDYIGNKTETVSGFTCDFWINHAITVDSSKFPYEDLDAAKNYCRNPTDQPEGPWCYVNHQTLVWEYCLVKLCKKPDEPTDECKTDEQGSDYEGPVNEGKIGGKKVECQMWIAQHPNRHSRRGDRFPEGSLFLAKDYCRNPDNDPKGPWCYSLDAPYGKAHCDIETCPTTPVTTEKTVTEVTTPPPVDCAAYMEADYALVRQRSNRGKKKNLQCVFPFTYRGKQYHSCILHFSKKPWCAVTADYDMDRLWKYCSDYTLTIHGGSDPTASKCRLPFMYLNTEYKVCLSYHGEEPWCGTTYNFDVDKKWAYCKATRSDTVR, encoded by the exons ATGGCAAAACCTTTTTATCTAACGATGTTTGCATTGGTGACAGCGTACG TAGTATCAGCTGCGGGGCAGCCAGCAAATGAACCAGTTCGTGAACCAACAGTCAATCCGGTCAGGGAACCAGCGGTCGATTTAGTCGGCGAACCAGGACCGGTTTCGACATCACCGCCGCAATCCG TTCCAGCATTGGCTCCTTCGGTATggagcgaaacgacgaaagcGCCACAGCGACCGAACGAGAACCAAGGAACGACTAGTCCTAAATTTCAAACAGACTTTCGAT CTTTGAAAATGATCGAAGCCGACAAGACAGAGAAAG ACTGTGACTGCGCCGACGAGCTGGTTAAACAACCCGACGACTGTATCGATATGGTCAACGATCCAAAGGGAAAGAAATACAAGGGTGGAGCGACGACTTCGGAGAATGGTCATACTTGTCAGCGCTGGGACTCGCAGGAACCTAATCAACACAATACTCCCGAAGACAGATTCCCGGATG aaaataaaacgGCCGCGGAAAACTTTTGTCGCAATCCAAATGGTGATGAATTCCCCTGGTGCTTCGTTACGGACGCCGACGTTGGAAAAGATTACTGCGATATTCCAGAATGCC CCGATGAGTGTCTTAGCGATCCGACGGGTAAATACTACGCCGGGCGAACGTCCGAGACAGAATCGGGAAGGAAGTGTCAACCGTGGGCGTTGTTGAGACCACATTCGCATATACTCGGCCAGTATTATTCTTACTTCCCCGAGAAAGACATAATAAAAGCCAAAGATTTTTGTCGCAACCCCGACCGATCGCCGAAACCGTGGTGTTTTACAATGGATCCGGATAAGAGGTGGGAATACTGCAATATCAAGCAGTGTCCAACTG GAACAACTAGAATAATAGGTGCCGCCACTACAGTGCTACGTGAGCCAACGGACGCACCGATGGAGACAACCGTTACATCGAAAC CTCCCGGATGTATAACCCCAGAGGGTGCATACGACGGCTCTGTCTCGACCACTGTATCGGGATTCACGTGCCAGAGATGGGATTCCCAGCAGCCGCATAAACATATCTATGCAAACCACCCGAACTTTTTTCCTGGTAAaacaatttctgaaaatgagaACTATTGCCGCAATCCTTTTCCAAAGTATTCGGAAACTGCTTGGTGTCATACGACTGATAGATGGTTGCTATGGGAGTTTTGCAATGTCACCGAATGCGAGCCACCGAAGAAACCAAAGCCAG GTCCCGAGTGCAAGAAAACCGCCGACGGATTAGATTACAAAGGAGTCCAGTCGAAAACGAAGAGCGGTAAATCGTGCCAGCTTTGGCTAGCCAATTACCCGCACGCAAAGAATTTGCATAAAATGTATAATAATTTTCCcgaaaaatcattgaaactgGCGGAAAATTACTGCAGGAATCCGGACAAAAGTTCGACCGGACCTTGGTGCTACACTATGGATTCGACGACCGAAAAGGAAACATGTGGCATACCGGACTGTCCAG aatgcaAGGAGACGAAGAAGGGTTTGAAATACATGGGTGAAACAGAGTACTCATTTTCCGGAATGCGATGCAAGAAATGGTCGACACGGAATTTCGATGGTGACAATTTTCCAGAAGGGGATGTGGCAGATGCAAAGAACTATTGCCGAAATCCTGATGGGAAGGACGAAGGTCCGTGGTGCTTCATCGGTCAAACTGACGACGATTGGGAATACTGTTTTGTTCCATATTGCAATCCACCAATGCCACCAGTGCCCG GTAGGGAATGCTACGAAGATAACGGCAAGTCATATACGGGCAGTTCTATGGAAACCCGTACCGGCAAATGGTGCCAGTCGTGGATGGAACAAGTACCACATCGACACGGATATTCAAATGCGAATGATTTTCCAGATGAATCGCTGTATGACGCCTCTAATTACTGCAGGAATCCCGACAACAGTGAAGATGGTCCGTGGTGTTTCACAACGGAATCCGATGTCAGGAAAGAGTTTTGTGACGTTCCAGAATGCAAAG ATTGCAAGGACAACTTAAAAGGCCACGATTACATCGGCAACAAGACGGAAACTGTGTCCGGCTTCACTTGTGATTTTTGGATCAACCACGCCATCACGGTAGATTCGTCGAAGTTTCCGTATGAGGATCTCGATGCTGCTAAGAACTACTGTCGTAACCCAACCGATCAACCCGAGGGTCCGTGGTGTTACGTCAACCACCAGACTTTAGTATGGGAATATTGTTTAGTGAAACTTTGCAAGAAGCCTGACGAGCCGA CTGATGAATGTAAAACGGACGAGCAAGGCTCCGATTACGAAGGGCCCGTTAACGAGGGCAAGATCGGGGGTAAAAAGGTCGAATGTCAAATGTGGATTGCGCAACATCCGAACAGACATTCGCGACGTGGCGATAGGTTCCCCGAGGGCAGCCTGTTCCTCGCCAAAGACTACTGCCGCAATCCGGACAACGACCCTAAAGGACCGTGGTGTTACAGTCTTGATGCGCCTTACGGTAAGGCTCATTGCGATATCGAAACATGCCCGACAACACCTGTGACAACAGAGAAAACGGTGACTGAAGTGACGACTCCGCCGCCTGTCGACT GTGCCGCTTATATGGAGGCAGACTACG CATTGGTTAGGCAACGTTCGAATCGCGGAAAGAAGAAAAATCTTCAGTGCGTTTTTCCGTTTACCTATCGAGGTAAACAATACCACAGTTGTATCCTGCACTTTTCCAAAAAACCATGGTGCGCCGTGACTGCCGATTACGACATGGACAGGTTGTGGAAATATTGCTCGG ATTACACATTAACCATTCACGGAGGATCAGATCCTACAGCGTCTAAATGCAGACTGCCTTTCATGTACCTAAATACCGAATATAAGGTTTGTCTCTCCTACCACGGCGAGGAGCCTTGGTGCGGGACAACTTACAACTTTGACGTCGACAAAAAATGGGCGTACTGTAAAG CAACACGTTCCGACACCGTCAGATAA
- the LOC141910586 gene encoding uncharacterized protein LOC141910586: MSRRRSSTARRSGDGSSFTWHPVVPMKAPRPVVQSDELSQKQHRQLLSSMEKKETYKRRKRYDLFYFGPTTSAEITDKLNKDEILDIEADMTLNERNFWPRESNVRFEILALPPFSDDDLKNAENYWNTGTLESSTASDANDMLIEQLMESCRKLFSKIPDSIKALHENVIGCDIEPHAWHLHMLRVDLTRFWSTDALIWNYTMTYDRDLVGNLGYFVHRTLMILKHRPLTFKLSPDTIPEIYLRKEDIEMIATVNLMLRSYKKHIREGRPSHAIDDIFSLSRYGNQYLGANRPWISIKATSENERKKAGTVLGLCANICLLLSLLILPFLPRTAADIQEQIGFSWTDDVIPDYIVPYLDSSSKLEIEKVRRLFLPLRFPDEDETEVNVTCE; encoded by the exons ATGA GTCGGAGACGGTCGTCGACCGCGCGTAGATCTGGCGACGGGTCGTCGTTCACGTGGCACCCGGTAGTACCGATGAAAGCGCCTCGGCCCGTCGTACAGTCGGACGAACTGTCGCAGAAGCAACACCGTCAACTGCTCAGCTCTATGGAGAAGAAAGAGACCTATAAACGAAGGAAACGCTACGATTTGTTCTATTTCGGACCAACAACATCGGCTGAAATAACTGACAAACTAAACAAAGATGAGATACTG GATATAGAAGCCGATATGACTCTCAACGAAAGAAACTTCTGGCCCAGAGAGAGTAATGTTCGTTTC GAAATTCTGGCTCTTCCGCCGTTCAGTGACGACGACTTGAAGAATGCTGAAAACTATTGGAATACGGGAACGCTCGAATCGAGTACAGCCTCGGATGCGAATGATATGTTGATCGAGCAGTTGATGGAATCCTGCAGAAAAT taTTTTCCAAGATTCCCGATTCGATCAAGGCTCTTCACGAAAATGTCATTGGGTGTGATATAGAACCTCACGCATGGCATCTGCACATGTTACGCGTAGACCTTACACGTTTTTGGTCCACCGATGCTCTGATTTGGAACTATACGATGACATACGACAGAGATCTCGTCGGAAATCTTGGCTATTTCGTGCACAG GACGTTAATGATTCTGAAACACCGACCTCTCACTTTTAAACTTTCACCTGACACGATCCCCGAGATTTATCTCCGGAAGGAAGACATCGAGATGATCGCTACGGTGAACCTGATGCTTAGGTCGTACAAAAAACACATTCGGGAAGGAAG ACCTTCGCACGCAATCGACGACATCTTTTCGTTATCGCGATATGGAAACCAATACCTCGGGGCGAATCGGCCGTGGATATCAATAAAAGCaacatctgaaaatgaaaG AAAGAAGGCTGGGACAGTACTCGGTCTATGCGCGAATATTTGCTTGCTGTTGAGTCTATTGATACTACCGTTTTTGCCGCGCACGGCCGCCGACATTCAGGAACAAATAGGTTTTTCTTGGaccgatgacgtcataccTGACTACATCGTCCCTTATCTAGATTCGAGCTCCAAATTAGAAATCGAAAAA GTTCGTCGATTGTTCCTTCCTCTACGCTTCCCGGACGAAGACGAGACTGAAGTGAACGTAACTTGTGAATGA
- the LOC141911148 gene encoding apolipoprotein(a)-like isoform X1, protein MAKPFYLTMFALVTAYVVSAAGQPANEPVREPTVNPVREPAVDLVGEPGPVSTSPPQSVPALAPSVWSETTKAPQRPNENQGTTSPKFQTDFRSLKMIEADKTEKDCDCADELVKQPDDCIDMVNDPKGKKYKGGATTSENGHTCQRWDSQEPNQHNTPEDRFPDENKTAAENFCRNPNGDEFPWCFVTDADVGKDYCDIPECPDECLSDPTGKYYAGRTSETESGRKCQPWALLRPHSHILGQYYSYFPEKDIIKAKDFCRNPDRSPKPWCFTMDPDKRWEYCNIKQCPTAGTTRIIGAATTVLREPTDAPMETTVTSKPPGCITPEGAYDGSVSTTVSGFTCQRWDSQQPHKHIYANHPNFFPGKTISENENYCRNPFPKYSETAWCHTTDRWLLWEFCNVTECEPPKKPKPGPECKKTADGLDYKGVQSKTKSGKSCQLWLANYPHAKNLHKMYNNFPEKSLKLAENYCRNPDKSSTGPWCYTMDSTTEKETCGIPDCPECKETKKGLKYMGETEYSFSGMRCKKWSTRNFDGDNFPEGDVADAKNYCRNPDGKDEGPWCFIGQTDDDWEYCFVPYCNPPMPPVPGRECYEDNGKSYTGSSMETRTGKWCQSWMEQVPHRHGYSNANDFPDESLYDASNYCRNPDNSEDGPWCFTTESDVRKEFCDVPECKDCKDNLKGHDYIGNKTETVSGFTCDFWINHAITVDSSKFPYEDLDAAKNYCRNPTDQPEGPWCYVNHQTLVWEYCLVKLCKKPDEPTDECKTDEQGSDYEGPVNEGKIGGKKVECQMWIAQHPNRHSRRGDRFPEGSLFLAKDYCRNPDNDPKGPWCYSLDAPYGKAHCDIETCPTTPVTTEKTVTEVTTPPPVDCAAYMEADYALVRQRSNRGKKKNLQCVFPFTYRGKQYHSCILHFSKKPWCAVTADYDMDRLWKYCSDYTLTIHGGSDPTASKCRLPFMYLNTEYKVCLSYHGEEPWCGTTYNFDVDKKWAYCKATRSDTVR, encoded by the exons ATGGCAAAACCTTTTTATCTAACGATGTTTGCATTGGTGACAGCGTACG TAGTATCAGCTGCGGGGCAGCCAGCAAATGAACCAGTTCGTGAACCAACAGTCAATCCGGTCAGGGAACCAGCGGTCGATTTAGTCGGCGAACCAGGACCGGTTTCGACATCACCGCCGCAATCCG TTCCAGCATTGGCTCCTTCGGTATggagcgaaacgacgaaagcGCCACAGCGACCGAACGAGAACCAAGGAACGACTAGTCCTAAATTTCAAACAGACTTTCGAT CTTTGAAAATGATCGAAGCCGACAAGACAGAGAAAG ACTGTGACTGCGCCGACGAGCTGGTTAAACAACCCGACGACTGTATCGATATGGTCAACGATCCAAAGGGAAAGAAATACAAGGGTGGAGCGACGACTTCGGAGAATGGTCATACTTGTCAGCGCTGGGACTCGCAGGAACCTAATCAACACAATACTCCCGAAGACAGATTCCCGGATG aaaataaaacgGCCGCGGAAAACTTTTGTCGCAATCCAAATGGTGATGAATTCCCCTGGTGCTTCGTTACGGACGCCGACGTTGGAAAAGATTACTGCGATATTCCAGAATGCC CCGATGAGTGTCTTAGCGATCCGACGGGTAAATACTACGCCGGGCGAACGTCCGAGACAGAATCGGGAAGGAAGTGTCAACCGTGGGCGTTGTTGAGACCACATTCGCATATACTCGGCCAGTATTATTCTTACTTCCCCGAGAAAGACATAATAAAAGCCAAAGATTTTTGTCGCAACCCCGACCGATCGCCGAAACCGTGGTGTTTTACAATGGATCCGGATAAGAGGTGGGAATACTGCAATATCAAGCAGTGTCCAACTG CAGGAACAACTAGAATAATAGGTGCCGCCACTACAGTGCTACGTGAGCCAACGGACGCACCGATGGAGACAACCGTTACATCGAAAC CTCCCGGATGTATAACCCCAGAGGGTGCATACGACGGCTCTGTCTCGACCACTGTATCGGGATTCACGTGCCAGAGATGGGATTCCCAGCAGCCGCATAAACATATCTATGCAAACCACCCGAACTTTTTTCCTGGTAAaacaatttctgaaaatgagaACTATTGCCGCAATCCTTTTCCAAAGTATTCGGAAACTGCTTGGTGTCATACGACTGATAGATGGTTGCTATGGGAGTTTTGCAATGTCACCGAATGCGAGCCACCGAAGAAACCAAAGCCAG GTCCCGAGTGCAAGAAAACCGCCGACGGATTAGATTACAAAGGAGTCCAGTCGAAAACGAAGAGCGGTAAATCGTGCCAGCTTTGGCTAGCCAATTACCCGCACGCAAAGAATTTGCATAAAATGTATAATAATTTTCCcgaaaaatcattgaaactgGCGGAAAATTACTGCAGGAATCCGGACAAAAGTTCGACCGGACCTTGGTGCTACACTATGGATTCGACGACCGAAAAGGAAACATGTGGCATACCGGACTGTCCAG aatgcaAGGAGACGAAGAAGGGTTTGAAATACATGGGTGAAACAGAGTACTCATTTTCCGGAATGCGATGCAAGAAATGGTCGACACGGAATTTCGATGGTGACAATTTTCCAGAAGGGGATGTGGCAGATGCAAAGAACTATTGCCGAAATCCTGATGGGAAGGACGAAGGTCCGTGGTGCTTCATCGGTCAAACTGACGACGATTGGGAATACTGTTTTGTTCCATATTGCAATCCACCAATGCCACCAGTGCCCG GTAGGGAATGCTACGAAGATAACGGCAAGTCATATACGGGCAGTTCTATGGAAACCCGTACCGGCAAATGGTGCCAGTCGTGGATGGAACAAGTACCACATCGACACGGATATTCAAATGCGAATGATTTTCCAGATGAATCGCTGTATGACGCCTCTAATTACTGCAGGAATCCCGACAACAGTGAAGATGGTCCGTGGTGTTTCACAACGGAATCCGATGTCAGGAAAGAGTTTTGTGACGTTCCAGAATGCAAAG ATTGCAAGGACAACTTAAAAGGCCACGATTACATCGGCAACAAGACGGAAACTGTGTCCGGCTTCACTTGTGATTTTTGGATCAACCACGCCATCACGGTAGATTCGTCGAAGTTTCCGTATGAGGATCTCGATGCTGCTAAGAACTACTGTCGTAACCCAACCGATCAACCCGAGGGTCCGTGGTGTTACGTCAACCACCAGACTTTAGTATGGGAATATTGTTTAGTGAAACTTTGCAAGAAGCCTGACGAGCCGA CTGATGAATGTAAAACGGACGAGCAAGGCTCCGATTACGAAGGGCCCGTTAACGAGGGCAAGATCGGGGGTAAAAAGGTCGAATGTCAAATGTGGATTGCGCAACATCCGAACAGACATTCGCGACGTGGCGATAGGTTCCCCGAGGGCAGCCTGTTCCTCGCCAAAGACTACTGCCGCAATCCGGACAACGACCCTAAAGGACCGTGGTGTTACAGTCTTGATGCGCCTTACGGTAAGGCTCATTGCGATATCGAAACATGCCCGACAACACCTGTGACAACAGAGAAAACGGTGACTGAAGTGACGACTCCGCCGCCTGTCGACT GTGCCGCTTATATGGAGGCAGACTACG CATTGGTTAGGCAACGTTCGAATCGCGGAAAGAAGAAAAATCTTCAGTGCGTTTTTCCGTTTACCTATCGAGGTAAACAATACCACAGTTGTATCCTGCACTTTTCCAAAAAACCATGGTGCGCCGTGACTGCCGATTACGACATGGACAGGTTGTGGAAATATTGCTCGG ATTACACATTAACCATTCACGGAGGATCAGATCCTACAGCGTCTAAATGCAGACTGCCTTTCATGTACCTAAATACCGAATATAAGGTTTGTCTCTCCTACCACGGCGAGGAGCCTTGGTGCGGGACAACTTACAACTTTGACGTCGACAAAAAATGGGCGTACTGTAAAG CAACACGTTCCGACACCGTCAGATAA
- the LOC141911148 gene encoding apolipoprotein(a)-like isoform X3 has translation MAKPFYLTMFALVTAYVSAAGQPANEPVREPTVNPVREPAVDLVGEPGPVSTSPPQSVPALAPSVWSETTKAPQRPNENQGTTSPKFQTDFRSLKMIEADKTEKDCDCADELVKQPDDCIDMVNDPKGKKYKGGATTSENGHTCQRWDSQEPNQHNTPEDRFPDENKTAAENFCRNPNGDEFPWCFVTDADVGKDYCDIPECPDECLSDPTGKYYAGRTSETESGRKCQPWALLRPHSHILGQYYSYFPEKDIIKAKDFCRNPDRSPKPWCFTMDPDKRWEYCNIKQCPTAGTTRIIGAATTVLREPTDAPMETTVTSKPPGCITPEGAYDGSVSTTVSGFTCQRWDSQQPHKHIYANHPNFFPGKTISENENYCRNPFPKYSETAWCHTTDRWLLWEFCNVTECEPPKKPKPGPECKKTADGLDYKGVQSKTKSGKSCQLWLANYPHAKNLHKMYNNFPEKSLKLAENYCRNPDKSSTGPWCYTMDSTTEKETCGIPDCPECKETKKGLKYMGETEYSFSGMRCKKWSTRNFDGDNFPEGDVADAKNYCRNPDGKDEGPWCFIGQTDDDWEYCFVPYCNPPMPPVPGRECYEDNGKSYTGSSMETRTGKWCQSWMEQVPHRHGYSNANDFPDESLYDASNYCRNPDNSEDGPWCFTTESDVRKEFCDVPECKDCKDNLKGHDYIGNKTETVSGFTCDFWINHAITVDSSKFPYEDLDAAKNYCRNPTDQPEGPWCYVNHQTLVWEYCLVKLCKKPDEPTDECKTDEQGSDYEGPVNEGKIGGKKVECQMWIAQHPNRHSRRGDRFPEGSLFLAKDYCRNPDNDPKGPWCYSLDAPYGKAHCDIETCPTTPVTTEKTVTEVTTPPPVDCAAYMEADYALVRQRSNRGKKKNLQCVFPFTYRGKQYHSCILHFSKKPWCAVTADYDMDRLWKYCSDYTLTIHGGSDPTASKCRLPFMYLNTEYKVCLSYHGEEPWCGTTYNFDVDKKWAYCKATRSDTVR, from the exons ATGGCAAAACCTTTTTATCTAACGATGTTTGCATTGGTGACAGCGTACG TATCAGCTGCGGGGCAGCCAGCAAATGAACCAGTTCGTGAACCAACAGTCAATCCGGTCAGGGAACCAGCGGTCGATTTAGTCGGCGAACCAGGACCGGTTTCGACATCACCGCCGCAATCCG TTCCAGCATTGGCTCCTTCGGTATggagcgaaacgacgaaagcGCCACAGCGACCGAACGAGAACCAAGGAACGACTAGTCCTAAATTTCAAACAGACTTTCGAT CTTTGAAAATGATCGAAGCCGACAAGACAGAGAAAG ACTGTGACTGCGCCGACGAGCTGGTTAAACAACCCGACGACTGTATCGATATGGTCAACGATCCAAAGGGAAAGAAATACAAGGGTGGAGCGACGACTTCGGAGAATGGTCATACTTGTCAGCGCTGGGACTCGCAGGAACCTAATCAACACAATACTCCCGAAGACAGATTCCCGGATG aaaataaaacgGCCGCGGAAAACTTTTGTCGCAATCCAAATGGTGATGAATTCCCCTGGTGCTTCGTTACGGACGCCGACGTTGGAAAAGATTACTGCGATATTCCAGAATGCC CCGATGAGTGTCTTAGCGATCCGACGGGTAAATACTACGCCGGGCGAACGTCCGAGACAGAATCGGGAAGGAAGTGTCAACCGTGGGCGTTGTTGAGACCACATTCGCATATACTCGGCCAGTATTATTCTTACTTCCCCGAGAAAGACATAATAAAAGCCAAAGATTTTTGTCGCAACCCCGACCGATCGCCGAAACCGTGGTGTTTTACAATGGATCCGGATAAGAGGTGGGAATACTGCAATATCAAGCAGTGTCCAACTG CAGGAACAACTAGAATAATAGGTGCCGCCACTACAGTGCTACGTGAGCCAACGGACGCACCGATGGAGACAACCGTTACATCGAAAC CTCCCGGATGTATAACCCCAGAGGGTGCATACGACGGCTCTGTCTCGACCACTGTATCGGGATTCACGTGCCAGAGATGGGATTCCCAGCAGCCGCATAAACATATCTATGCAAACCACCCGAACTTTTTTCCTGGTAAaacaatttctgaaaatgagaACTATTGCCGCAATCCTTTTCCAAAGTATTCGGAAACTGCTTGGTGTCATACGACTGATAGATGGTTGCTATGGGAGTTTTGCAATGTCACCGAATGCGAGCCACCGAAGAAACCAAAGCCAG GTCCCGAGTGCAAGAAAACCGCCGACGGATTAGATTACAAAGGAGTCCAGTCGAAAACGAAGAGCGGTAAATCGTGCCAGCTTTGGCTAGCCAATTACCCGCACGCAAAGAATTTGCATAAAATGTATAATAATTTTCCcgaaaaatcattgaaactgGCGGAAAATTACTGCAGGAATCCGGACAAAAGTTCGACCGGACCTTGGTGCTACACTATGGATTCGACGACCGAAAAGGAAACATGTGGCATACCGGACTGTCCAG aatgcaAGGAGACGAAGAAGGGTTTGAAATACATGGGTGAAACAGAGTACTCATTTTCCGGAATGCGATGCAAGAAATGGTCGACACGGAATTTCGATGGTGACAATTTTCCAGAAGGGGATGTGGCAGATGCAAAGAACTATTGCCGAAATCCTGATGGGAAGGACGAAGGTCCGTGGTGCTTCATCGGTCAAACTGACGACGATTGGGAATACTGTTTTGTTCCATATTGCAATCCACCAATGCCACCAGTGCCCG GTAGGGAATGCTACGAAGATAACGGCAAGTCATATACGGGCAGTTCTATGGAAACCCGTACCGGCAAATGGTGCCAGTCGTGGATGGAACAAGTACCACATCGACACGGATATTCAAATGCGAATGATTTTCCAGATGAATCGCTGTATGACGCCTCTAATTACTGCAGGAATCCCGACAACAGTGAAGATGGTCCGTGGTGTTTCACAACGGAATCCGATGTCAGGAAAGAGTTTTGTGACGTTCCAGAATGCAAAG ATTGCAAGGACAACTTAAAAGGCCACGATTACATCGGCAACAAGACGGAAACTGTGTCCGGCTTCACTTGTGATTTTTGGATCAACCACGCCATCACGGTAGATTCGTCGAAGTTTCCGTATGAGGATCTCGATGCTGCTAAGAACTACTGTCGTAACCCAACCGATCAACCCGAGGGTCCGTGGTGTTACGTCAACCACCAGACTTTAGTATGGGAATATTGTTTAGTGAAACTTTGCAAGAAGCCTGACGAGCCGA CTGATGAATGTAAAACGGACGAGCAAGGCTCCGATTACGAAGGGCCCGTTAACGAGGGCAAGATCGGGGGTAAAAAGGTCGAATGTCAAATGTGGATTGCGCAACATCCGAACAGACATTCGCGACGTGGCGATAGGTTCCCCGAGGGCAGCCTGTTCCTCGCCAAAGACTACTGCCGCAATCCGGACAACGACCCTAAAGGACCGTGGTGTTACAGTCTTGATGCGCCTTACGGTAAGGCTCATTGCGATATCGAAACATGCCCGACAACACCTGTGACAACAGAGAAAACGGTGACTGAAGTGACGACTCCGCCGCCTGTCGACT GTGCCGCTTATATGGAGGCAGACTACG CATTGGTTAGGCAACGTTCGAATCGCGGAAAGAAGAAAAATCTTCAGTGCGTTTTTCCGTTTACCTATCGAGGTAAACAATACCACAGTTGTATCCTGCACTTTTCCAAAAAACCATGGTGCGCCGTGACTGCCGATTACGACATGGACAGGTTGTGGAAATATTGCTCGG ATTACACATTAACCATTCACGGAGGATCAGATCCTACAGCGTCTAAATGCAGACTGCCTTTCATGTACCTAAATACCGAATATAAGGTTTGTCTCTCCTACCACGGCGAGGAGCCTTGGTGCGGGACAACTTACAACTTTGACGTCGACAAAAAATGGGCGTACTGTAAAG CAACACGTTCCGACACCGTCAGATAA